A genomic stretch from Primulina huaijiensis isolate GDHJ02 chromosome 14, ASM1229523v2, whole genome shotgun sequence includes:
- the LOC140957923 gene encoding glutathione S-transferase T3-like, which produces MWNFYYKYTHDCLIELSNITNHTPNNIFLQRKSMDSSSRTSNYSIEEDKLLCHVYLDVSQNPIIGINQSKDRFWSRIEEAFNGSRSNNMQERNRRSMQCRMQVILRAVRKLCGCVSIIEKLKPSGASEEDILNRAKDLMMQDKNFSRGFKFDHVWPIMKDLEKFSANDSAPIPLSKQHVTNLDSSQSDNQEPESPMSGSQGINSFSINLSSDENACGTPSQRPLGVKKSKLKKKREENVSDLISTMKEGHRDLINVLQKGATDIQQNYDIKLLMLQNEQKKLEICQQQIALAAFQEENKILYMDLTTIGDPEMRQMVQNERARIMQKREEERRQREGNTFGKYFGDFGGSGSGSGPDFPDY; this is translated from the exons ATGTGgaatttctactataaatatacTCATGATTGTTTGATTGAATTATCAAACATTACAAATCATActccaaataatatatttcttcaaagaaaatcaatGGACTCCAGTAGCCGAACATCTAACTACTCTATCGAAGAAGATAAGCTATTATGTCATGTTTATCTTGACGTCTCGCAAAATCCTATCATCGGTATAAACCAATCCAAAGATCGATTTTGGAGTCGTATTGAAGAAGCTTTCAATGGCAGCAGATCGAATAACATGCAAGAACGCAATAGAAGATCAATGCAATGTCGCATGCAAGTTATCCTCCGTGCTGTTAGAAAATTATGTGGCTGTGTAAGCATAATTGAAAAGCTGAAGCCGAGTGGCGCATCCGAGGAAGATATT TTGAACCGAGCAAAAGACTTAATGATGCAAGATAAAAATTTCAGTCGAGGATTCAAATTCGATCATGTGTGGCCTATCATGAAAGATTTggagaaattttcggccaacgACAGTGCACCGATACCACTATCAAAACAACATGTCACAAATTTGGATTCGTCACAATCAGATAATCAAGAACCGGAATCTCCAATGTCAGGTTCTCAAGGAATAAattcattttcaattaatttaagtagtgatGAAAATGCATGTGGAACTCCATCTCAGCGACCACTTGGAGtgaaaaaatccaaattaaagaaaaaaagagaagaaaatgtaTCAGATTTAATTTCTACGATGAAGGAAGGTCATCGCGATCTTATCAATGTACTACAAAAGGGAGCTACCGAtattcaacaaaattatgatattaagCTGTTAATGTTgcaaaatgaacaaaaaaagcTAGAAATTTGTCAACAACAAATAGCATTGGCTGCATTTCAAGAGGAGAATAAAATTTTGTACATGGATCTGACCACAATTGGTGATCCAGAAATGCGTCAAATGGTTCAAAATGAAAGAGCAAGAATTATGCAGAAAAGAGAGGAAGAACGTCGTCAACGTGAAGGCAACacatttggaaaatattttggtgattttggaggatctggATCTGGATCAGGACCTGATTTTCCAGATTATTGA